The nucleotide window CATGCCAAGCTCCTGCCAGGGATTGCAGCAAGGTGGGATGGGCTGAGCTGGGGGTGCACCCCTGGGTGCAAATGCCGGGCAGCAGGATGGTGGTTTCATGGGTGGggagtgctggtgcctggggcaggaggggtgaCACCAGGGTCGTTTGTCCCCAGAGCCCTGCGGAGCCTCCCCATCGCGGATGGGAGAGCAGCCGGTGGGATGGGTGCCGGGTGCCACAGTTCCCGGTGCGGCACCTTGTGCCCCACCGTGCAGAGCCGGGCATGCCCGGCCGCAGTGGGGGTGCCGGCAGTGAGACCTGGGGTCCTGCTGGGTGGTGGGTGCTGGCGGTGGCGCCCAGCTGGCGGCTGCGAGCAGGGGAGAGGAAGCAGTGGAGAGCAACCCCAGCCCGGGCCGGCCGGTGAGGAGGGGCAGGAAGCTGGAATAAATCCCAGGAAGGGCTGCCTGGCTCCAGCTGGTCTGGCCTGCAGCGGATGGAGCCGGGAACGGGAAGGGAGAAGGCGGGAAGGGAACGCGCAAGGGCTTTCTCAGGCCTCGGCCACGCTCCAGCTGTGCCGGCGGCCCCCGGCTCACATCTGCAGCCGCAGCTCAGCACCGTCCCGCGGGCACGGGGAGCTGGAGGCTCTGCGCAGCCCCAGGGCAGAGGCGTGCGTGTCCCCAGGACCGATCATGGGGTGAGGGGACCTGGATGGAGCCCAAGCCcagccagggcaggagcagcccaggTTTGGGGGTCCCGttcactgggcggggggggggggggcagcctgaCCCGTGGTGTCCACGctgctttccctcctcctgctcgcAGCCCTGCGGAGCCCTGCGTGCCGAGCACGAGGCTGGGTGCTGCCGGGGCTGGGGTGCCGGCTGGCCCCCATCATCGCCGCGGCACAAGTAGCCCCCGGCGGCCCCTCGCCGGCCTGGCGTGGCCGTGCCCTGTGTGGTCCCGGCAGggtggggggcggccgggggcttTGATGTGCTCGGCTGCCGGGCAACCCCTGCTCTGCGCAAAGCAGCCGCCCCCCCTCCAaccgggctgagcccagccagCGCCATATGGCTGAGGCCGCTGTTACCGTGCTGAGTGCCCCGTTCCCAGAATTGACATGGAAATGAAGCTATCTGTCTTGCCGGACAACACCGGCCGCGCTGGCTGACACGCCGTGCCGGGACCCCGTGCCCAGCTGTGGCCAGGGCAGCGTCCTGGGGCCACGCTGGCAGTCCTGACCCCAGaaccccatctccatccccaccacCCCGACACACAGAGGGCCGTGGCGAGGACATCCGACAGCCGGCGGCATCCCAAGGGCCGGGACCACCGGCAGCCAGGGCGACCGTGCCACCGTGTGTGCCGTGACACCCGCCACGGCAGAGAAGCCCGTCCCGGTCCCCACACCACCCGGCGTGGCCGGTGCTCAGGGCGGCAGGCAGGGCGCGGGGGCCGGCTCGTCCCGGCCATGGCGCATTGTTGGCGGCGCAGCTGGCGGCACCCGGCCGGCCGGCGGCACTGAAAGGCATTCCTGCGCACAATGTCCCCAgcctccccgccgcggcccggccacCGCCGCCAGATGGGGGCTAATTAGCAGCTTTGAGAGCCGCGGTGGGAACCGGGCAGCACCAGGCCCTCCGCCGAGCCCTGAATGGAGGGGGCGACCCCAACGCCGTGCCCACCCTGGGAACCGCCACCGCACTGGGATGGGGGACGCAGGgaggagggacagagggatgcGGCTCCCCCCAGCCAGGCTAGCAGGGTTAAAGTCCATCCATGTTCTCCGGGATTGCTGTCCCCgccaagaggaggaagaggaggggaggccTTCAGCTCCCTGCATGCCTGGGgaggctgcagctgctctgagcaCGGCCAAGCACGAGAGGGTCtggcccccagcccacccccactAAGGGCAGGGCACTGTGGCCCTCTGCACCCACTCTGGATCTGGCCTGCAGGACACACTATCCAGCCAGGAAGGGCACAACGTGTCCGGGCTGTCCCTGTGGCTGTACCACCATGAAGTGCCATCACAGCAGTGCAGCCCACCCTGGCAGCCCCATCCCCCTGGGGTCGGGGTCTGCTGGAGCCGCGCTGTCGGGGTACCGCAGCCCCATGCCGGCTTTGTTCGCGGCAGAGCCCAGCGCggcttcttgctgctgctgccaacaaTGCAGCGGTGCAGCCGGGCCCGCGGCACGGCCTCCCGGGGTACatggggggtggcaggggctgcTCTGGCACCCGGGCACGTGGTGTGTAAGatggggtgtctgtgtgtgtgagagtgccTAGATGTACGTGCATGTATGTGTGCGTATCTATGTACATTCATCCACGCGTGCCTCTGTGCGTGTGCATGCACATACTTACGGACGTGTTCGTGCACGTGTGTGCACCCACAGGTTTGCGTGTGTGCGTGAATCTTCccgtgcatgtgtgtttgtgttatgCCCATACatctgtgtgtgcgtgcacgcgCATGTGCGTGCCTCCATGCGTGCACGCACATCCGTGTGCCTGTGTCTGTGCATACACATGTGCACATCCGTGTGCCTGTGTGCATACACATGTGCATATCCACGTGTCTGCGCACACACAGCgtctgtgtgcacatgtgcacGCACACCCGTGGGGGTGTGCAGCGATTGAAGAGGCCGCGGCTCAGCCTGCTCACCCCCTGCTCGCTGCTGCACCGTTTCGTGCTGTTCGGGGGGGTCCGTGGCAGCGCTCCCCCCGCGAACTCGCGGGGCAGATGGGCCGGGGGGGTCCTGCTCGGGGCCCCCCCGgggctcccggccccgctgctggcAGGGCGCTGGCTGCACCTCCCTGCAGGTGCGGGGGGAACGAGCAGGAACGCTAATTACCGCCCAGGTCTGCAGCCCTTCGGGGCAGGGACCGGCCGCCTCGCACGGAGGCTGCAGCCGCACCGGCGGCACCTcctcccgttcccccccccccgccccaggaccGCGCTCGCAGCCCACGGTCCCGCGGTGCCCCACGCGAGCTGCACCCAGCGCCGTGACCCCCCCGGGTGGACCCAAacccggagccccccccccccccgccctcgccGCGGCAGCCGCCGCCTCCGCAGAGGTTTCAGCTccgggactgggggggggggggggggggggagagcggggagACCCTGGGCGAACCGGGGCCGGGGGTCGCGGGGTACGGGCTGTCCCCGGTGGGATGCCCGTGTCCCCAGGGGGGTCCCGGTGCCCCCGGGCCGGGCTGcaggtgccccccccctccccgcccccgtcGCCATGGGCACCGCCCGCGAGGCGCCGCGCTGACAGCGCGCGGGGTTTTATGAATGGGTGACGTCACGGCCCTGGCGTCTAACGGTCTGAGCcgccggggaggagggagggggggcccGGGGAGCGCAGGGGGGCTGGGCGCCTGGAGGGGCACCgggaggcctggggggggggaggcggcggcgagcggggctgtggggagccccgggggggtggaggggaagcgGGGGCCTCGGGGCAGCGACCCACGATAATGGCGGGGAAGGCATCGGGGCGGgcggtgtcccccccccccccccccccccccccgccgccgccgccgccgccctctccCCGCCACTGCCCCTTTAAGGCTCCGCCCTTCGGGGGAGGATGAATGGGGAGGGCGGGGCTGTCCCCACCCCCGCGGCTCCGCCATTGGCCGCGACTctccccgcggccccgccccgccgtcgTCGGCGCTCTATAATTGGCGCGGCGGGGCGCGCGCTCGGCTGTCCGCCCGCAGGGTCCCGTCGCCGCCGgtctttccccctttccccccccgtCCCTCCGCCCCCTCGCCATGaaggtcgccgccgccgccccctcgccGTTgcccgccggcgccggcggctCGCTGAAGGCGGTACGACCCGGGGAAGCCGCCCGCTGCGGGCCTGGCCCGGGGGTGTCCCCGGGAGCGGCGGAACAGGCGGCCGCCGCGCTGCTGTACGACATGAAGGGCTGCTACTCGCGGCTGCGGGCGCTGGTACCGACGCTGCCGCGGCACCGGCGGGTCTCCAAAGTGGAGCTGCTGCAGCACGTTATCGACTACATCTGGGACCTGCAGCTGGCGCTGCAGCGcgggcccccccgccccgccgccgccggggaccCCCCCGAGGTAAgtgcggaccccccccccccccccctcggcccgGCGGCACCGGCCCGGCCGggttcccccgccccccccccccccccccccccccccccatctctgcaCCGCGCTGTCTCCTTCCCggggcggggtggtggtggggtccCTTCCTCccgctcctcttccctccccggGCCCCCCCTGACCAGCACTGACCGGCCGCTTCGCCCCCCTCCCGGTTCCCGCAGGCTCCGTGCATGCCCGCTGCCGACCGGATCCTCTGCCGCTGAGACCGCTCCGGACCCGTCACGGACACCCCCGGGACCCCGGCCCCGAGCGCCGCCGCTCGCCTGCATCCCGGGACCCCCGCGGCACGGCGGGGACCGGCAGCCGCGGCCCCCTCCCCTGGCGGGGCTGCCCCCGGGAGGGGTCCCCCCGCAGCCCGGGCCGGGGGTGCTGCCCGGCGGCCGCGGGACGTATCCTTCTCAGATTGCTGAGAGCATTCCCCGTATTGTATATTACAATGATGCTGGAGAATATTGTTCTACAATAGCTGGAGTTTTGTTATTAAACAAGCCCTGATGACCAGGCACGCCTCTGCTTCCTATCccccctcccggggggggggctggaccCCGGGGCCATGGCCCCAGGGAGCAGGAAACTGGGGGGAGCCCATCCGGACCAGTATGGGTTGGGCGGgtgtgctgtggggtgctggggctgggcccctgtggtggtgctggggagggggtctCCCACGGGCTGgttccagttcctcccagtgtgctGCTTTGGTGGGGCCCAGGTGTCTGCGAGTGCCCCGTCCCTATCGCAGCACTGTGCCCCCACGGAACCCCTCCAGGGCCTGGTGGCTCCTGTGGGCTCCGTGTCCTGCTTCCCCCTCTCACTCCCCAGCCTCAGACATGGGGTGTCAGGGGCAGGCACACAAGGGAAGATGGTTTGCACCCCGGTTTCTGCGGTGGGAAgatgcagcagcactgggacacGTCTCCCCTGGGCAGGCGCCTCGATGGGACGATGACACGGAGGGGACGGTGCTGGGAGCCAGGTGTGGGGCTCTGCGCACAGGCGAGGAGCGTGGGATCCCGGTCTCCCAGGGCAGTGGCGTGGACCTGCCCTCGCCCCGTTTCTCAACGGGGTCAGGGCTGAGACCGGGGCGCAGGTGGCTGCGGGGTGTGAGGCTGTGGGAGGGTGATGCTGCAGGGGACGGTCCCGTTGCGCTGCCCCGAGGGAGAGTGGGTGCAAGTCCTGGGGTGCTGCTCGTTGCGGTGCTGCCCCTGCGGTTCCGGCTCGCCCTCATGCAACCCCTGCCACCGGGGCTGGAGCTGGACAagctttttgggagaaggaaatTGCAACAGGGGTTGGGCAACCCCATGGGCTGGGGGTGCCCCGGGCAGCTGTGCTGGTCTGAGCTGCCCCGTGACTCACAAACACCTCGGGGGCTGCGCTGCCTTCTGCAATGGATGTATACGGACCTTCCTATGGGCTTGGTGGGGGCAAattggggtgcctgggggggctTCTGCTGCCCCAGCCACCCTTGAGCACAGGAAGCCAACTTGGGGCTGGCCCTGGCAGGGCCCTTGCTGCCCCCCAGGGTCCTGCAGCTGGGGGTCTCTGGGGCTGGAAGGGGTTgaccagccctggctgcaggcgTGTGCACCTCTGCATGAGCATTTGTTTGTGTTTGCACCTTTGCGGGCATGGTCACAGCTCCATGTGTATTTGTGTGTCCGTGCCCATATGTGCCCACTCGGGGTTCCCCAGCCTGGCAGATCCCCTGGCAGGGGAGTGAGCAGGGGCAGGTGATTTGAGGAACCAGGACACTGCCTGGCCTGGCCAACCTTGTCCTGGCTGTGACACAGCAGCGGGGGACATGCAGGGGGGACTGTGGATAAACCTGTCCATCAGCCCTGGTGTCCCTTCCATCATCAGATGGGTCCCCTTCATCAGCTCCCCAGTGTCCCTTGCATCATCCCCCTGGTGACCCCGCCATCAACCCCCAGCTCCCCTCTATCATCCCCACTGGTGTCCCCTCCGTCACTGTGGCTGTGGTTCCGGAGCTGCTGGTGCCGGGGCAGTGGGTCCCTCTCCCGGTGTCCGCTCGCACTgcatggcccggcccgggccgcccTCCCGGAGGGTCCTGGGGCCGGGAGAACCGGGGCCTGGGGGCTCTGCTGGGgcccaggcagggaccctctgtgcagggtgctggggctcTTCCCCACCCCACGGTGCACCGGTTGCATCTGTGCCGTGCTCCCCGGTGCCGTCCTTGCCCGTTCGTTTCTGGCACATAGGGAAGCTCCAGCTGGAGCTACAGGGAGAGGGACTCTGTGCGGGCCCACGTGTCCCCCCACATCCCTGCCCCACCGCCCTGCCCAAGCCCCCTGTGCCCCACGGCTGAGCCCTTGTGATGCAGCCTCGGCCATCGTCCCCTGCTTGGGGCACGGGGACACGGCGTGGCGCTGCCACAGGGCTGCCACGACCGGGGCCCTGGCATGGCCAGGATAGCCAGAGAGCAGGGGAAGCGGCTGCGTGGAGCCGGCTGATGCTCGGAGCGGGGTTGGCAGGGCTGAGTTGCCTGCCACGTACCAGGATGCAGGATGCGGCTGCACCAGGATGCACAGGAGAGCCCCAGGGAgggcccagccctgtgggcaccTGTACCCCGACCCATCTCTCATTGTTTTCATGGGACCTGATTCATCCCGGAAGGGATTAGTGACCAAGGAACCGGGTGACGTTCTGGTCCAACCAGCCCGGCCACCCCGGGATGGACATCGGCATCAGAGTCGGTCACTGCTGCTCGCTGCCATGCACGGCCCTGGGGACATGGCGGAGCCGGGACCCACAGCGGGACATGTGGCCCCCACGGCGTGGGGTACCGCGACCACCGGCCACGGTGAGGCTTGGTGCAGGGCGGGGgcagctggggatggagggggctgTGGTGGACGTGGGGTCGGGGGCCAAAGACAGCGCTGGCctttgggatgctgctgggggctgTGGCCATCGCTGCAGCTGTGGTTGGTGGCACTGGGGGGGTCCCATGCAAGTGGGCAGCTGCTCTTGAGGGGACCTTAAGGTGTGTTATCTGGCGGTGAGGTCAGCCGTGGGACCTACATCCCTGCATGGTGCTGGGATGgggccctggcccccccccccggaggggtCCCTGGGTCCCTGGTGCTGTTCCCTGGCTGGAtccaggcaggcagctggacCCCTGGCAGCCATAGCCCATGGCACCATCCAGCGACCTACACCTGTCTGAGCCACGCTTCTCCCAGTTCACCCTGGCTGGAGGACGGGTTTAGGAGCATGGGCAGCTCTTCCCCTGCGGCCAGGGCTTTTTGGAGGGGATTGCACAGTTCTGCTCTCACTCTGACTGTCCTGACCTTCTGGTCATGCCATGGCCCTGGGGGCTGCCACCGTGTCCCGGCCACCCTAACCCCCCACTGGGGTTCGGGTGCCCCTACCCAGGGTCCTCAGAGCCCTTCCCAAAGTGGGAACAGCTGCTGCTCCCCAGTGCAAGCAGATCGAGCCCTGTCCCCCCAGTGCAGCCCGCCTGCCCCAGGACCAACTCGccacatccccctgctcctccatCACTCCCAGGCTGGGCATAGCCAAAGCCCCTTGGGACCCTGGCCCAGCTGGGTCTCTGCGTGTCCCCACGTGCCAGCCATGTGCCCCCATGGCCGGTAACCCCAGCTCCCACACCCTCCCAGGGTGGGGGGCTGGCAGCGACACGGCATGGGACCCTGCCTTCCTCCGTTCCCACAACAGGCGCAAGTGGGGAACAACGGGAGACCCGGCTTCCCCTTTGAGTCATGTATTGGGCAAGGCTGGGCTT belongs to Accipiter gentilis chromosome 14, bAccGen1.1, whole genome shotgun sequence and includes:
- the ID1 gene encoding DNA-binding protein inhibitor ID-1, translating into MKVAAAAPSPLPAGAGGSLKAVRPGEAARCGPGPGVSPGAAEQAAAALLYDMKGCYSRLRALVPTLPRHRRVSKVELLQHVIDYIWDLQLALQRGPPRPAAAGDPPEAPCMPAADRILCR